One stretch of Schlesneria sp. DSM 10557 DNA includes these proteins:
- a CDS encoding ATP-binding protein, with amino-acid sequence MIEIGPEHFDHHDIEAVFVALTATLSCARKTADEVNMPETDVFVTTQHVVLEAFTMAFEAELSEKPETTRSVAWLNELASTLFDHFGVSPDVFLEDYATIYSKAHSEGWDDETPVSLSVFGELWPSGLPQYWPTQSLGFRPRARIIRTIGDRLISGPEAAVIELVKNSHDADSSYVRIAFQPASQHGIAAIYIDDDGHGMTRSDIEHKWMEPATTDKRDRRASPNGRQLLGSKGIGRFAAARLGSKLKLISTAEISGQSLQPHRLHQQTVIDCIDWNAFETAEYLDQIRIPADTSLDSAPTGTSLHITELRDDWTEATIRSLHYELRRLISPIRESSDVFRMFLDLSRCTRENAGFDGHALMRELAPSTPSDASVDELAEVSPFPVLDAADYHVDGIFDESGHFDGSMTIARAGQGPEPISVDVPISQERGESPCGVVIVNLYIFDREAEAIRQTAVKAGFGTVGVREARKLIDRICGVGIYRSGFRIRPYGDPENDWLTLDTKRVQNPSLRIGHNQISGIITVEGEDTSGLTERSSREGLEENGSFQRLHSLISNLLSGVVEPRRKLFRTTAGIESKREVRFQDVYQKGEMTWSDDVLQKVPETDRKAVAKLIAKESSELVAYLKRLEEHQAKLEAQVTAGLIVGEVMHQGNTPLSFLENESVRLIRWWPGLLLQTSEAETLRGQVPAVLNGLVSSAGKLRALFDALKPLSGARRGRPKVFDTTTVIADTLFLFRTRIERLGIAIPGLPFAEHAKVRGYEADLSTAITNVVDNALHWLDYHHIQSPSITISFISNDDSLSLHVVDNGRGVPTEFVGSVFDVGFTLKPSGTGLGLSIAREAMERSSGSIECVQDEHGGHFILTLPLADLRANHSEGRSDA; translated from the coding sequence GTGATTGAGATTGGACCTGAACACTTCGATCACCACGACATCGAGGCTGTATTCGTTGCTCTTACAGCGACACTCTCATGCGCAAGGAAGACAGCGGACGAAGTCAATATGCCAGAAACAGATGTATTCGTTACGACACAGCATGTGGTGCTTGAAGCATTTACGATGGCATTTGAAGCGGAACTGTCGGAAAAACCCGAAACTACCCGTTCTGTTGCTTGGCTAAACGAACTCGCAAGCACTCTCTTCGACCACTTCGGCGTCTCACCCGACGTGTTCCTCGAAGACTACGCGACGATATACTCAAAGGCACATTCGGAAGGATGGGATGACGAAACGCCCGTTTCACTCTCCGTGTTCGGCGAACTGTGGCCATCTGGCTTGCCCCAATACTGGCCGACACAGAGTCTTGGTTTCCGTCCACGAGCAAGGATCATACGAACCATTGGGGATCGTCTTATCAGTGGTCCTGAGGCGGCTGTCATCGAACTCGTCAAAAACAGCCATGACGCAGATTCGTCATACGTGAGAATTGCCTTTCAGCCAGCCAGTCAACATGGAATCGCCGCAATCTACATTGATGACGATGGCCACGGAATGACTCGCAGCGATATCGAGCATAAGTGGATGGAGCCCGCTACGACCGACAAGCGTGATCGGAGAGCCAGCCCGAATGGAAGGCAACTTCTCGGATCAAAGGGTATTGGTCGATTCGCAGCCGCAAGATTGGGTAGCAAACTGAAGCTAATCTCAACTGCTGAGATTAGCGGCCAATCGTTGCAGCCACATCGGCTGCATCAACAAACGGTGATCGACTGCATCGACTGGAACGCGTTCGAGACTGCTGAGTATCTTGATCAAATAAGAATTCCGGCAGACACATCCCTTGATTCGGCCCCAACGGGTACATCCCTGCACATTACAGAACTCCGCGACGACTGGACCGAGGCAACAATCCGGTCGCTTCACTACGAATTGCGGCGACTTATTTCACCAATCCGCGAATCCAGTGACGTTTTCCGCATGTTTCTCGATTTGTCCCGATGCACTCGCGAAAATGCAGGTTTTGATGGCCATGCGTTAATGAGAGAGCTGGCGCCAAGCACGCCTAGCGACGCATCCGTTGACGAATTAGCGGAGGTCTCGCCCTTTCCTGTCTTGGATGCCGCTGATTACCACGTTGACGGAATCTTCGACGAGAGCGGCCATTTTGACGGTTCGATGACAATCGCTCGGGCCGGCCAAGGGCCGGAGCCGATCTCAGTCGATGTTCCAATTTCCCAGGAGAGGGGGGAATCACCATGCGGCGTGGTGATCGTGAACCTCTACATTTTTGATCGCGAGGCCGAGGCTATACGCCAGACTGCTGTGAAAGCGGGCTTCGGAACTGTTGGCGTCCGTGAAGCAAGGAAACTCATCGACCGCATCTGCGGAGTTGGGATCTACCGAAGTGGATTTCGTATTCGACCGTATGGAGATCCCGAAAACGACTGGCTGACTTTGGACACTAAGCGAGTCCAGAACCCATCCCTTAGAATTGGCCACAACCAGATATCGGGGATTATTACTGTCGAAGGTGAGGACACAAGTGGATTGACAGAACGTAGCAGTCGGGAAGGATTGGAGGAAAACGGATCCTTTCAAAGGCTCCATTCATTGATCTCGAATCTCCTGTCAGGAGTCGTTGAGCCAAGACGAAAGCTGTTTCGAACTACTGCGGGCATTGAGTCGAAAAGAGAAGTCCGCTTTCAGGACGTTTACCAGAAAGGAGAGATGACATGGTCCGATGACGTTTTGCAGAAAGTGCCAGAGACCGACCGTAAGGCGGTTGCCAAACTAATCGCAAAAGAGTCCAGTGAGCTCGTTGCATACTTAAAGCGGCTCGAAGAGCATCAGGCGAAGCTGGAAGCTCAGGTGACGGCTGGATTAATAGTTGGTGAAGTCATGCACCAGGGAAATACGCCATTGTCCTTCCTTGAGAATGAGTCGGTTCGCCTCATACGGTGGTGGCCGGGTTTGTTACTGCAAACCTCAGAAGCAGAAACGCTGCGCGGCCAAGTGCCTGCCGTATTGAACGGATTAGTCTCCAGCGCTGGAAAACTGCGTGCTCTTTTTGATGCCTTGAAACCACTTTCCGGAGCCCGGCGAGGGCGGCCTAAAGTGTTTGACACCACAACTGTAATTGCCGATACGCTTTTCCTCTTTCGGACAAGGATTGAACGTCTTGGCATCGCTATTCCCGGCTTGCCGTTCGCGGAGCACGCAAAGGTGCGAGGATACGAGGCGGATCTGTCGACAGCGATAACAAATGTTGTCGACAACGCATTGCATTGGCTGGATTATCATCACATACAATCGCCTTCGATTACTATTTCGTTTATTTCTAATGACGACAGCTTGTCGCTCCATGTGGTCGACAATGGGCGAGGAGTGCCAACTGAGTTTGTGGGCAGCGTGTTTGACGTTGGCTTCACTCTCAAGCCAAGCGGAACCGGACTTGGCCTTAGTATCGCTAGAGAAGCAATGGAACGAAGCAGTGGTAGCATCGAATGTGTGCAAGACGAACACGGTGGTCATTTCATTCTGACTCTCCCGCTTGCCGATCTACGGGCCAACCATTCTGAAGGACGGTCAGATGCCTGA
- a CDS encoding DNA cytosine methyltransferase, with protein sequence MPDLYYRVLKREIPLTQLGAEAGRSSDLRKAWENANREAICMELGPQNHQHVRARISEALGGKSPWVLIGGPPCQAYSLAGRVRNKGIENYRIEDDKRSKLYEEYLHIIAEHQPTIFVMENVKGMLSATVENQKIFEKILSDLQCPAGKQSSLRYRIVPIVTASESSHYSEDDPRRFIVQCEEYGVPQQRHRVILVGLIDSIGDVSPPPLVRSPAPTVKSVIDSLPRLRSGLSRTRDSGKYVALVDTHEAWCNSIRRQVGKEGYTIPSWLIDIDHDVLEQILSSVDKINRPRNGRGDDYVPVDGTVDGTHSLHDFLTDPRLPGVCNHATRAHMDTDLVRYLFCTAFAKQHGYSPRLDDFPKGLLPQHQNATTGNFNDRFRVQLANAPATTITSHISKDGHYFIHYDPTQCRSLTVREAARLQTFPDNYLFCGPRTQQYTQVGNAVPPWIAMQIAESIYKTLAAAELIDR encoded by the coding sequence GTGCCGGACCTTTATTACCGCGTCCTTAAGCGTGAAATCCCGCTGACACAATTAGGTGCCGAAGCAGGAAGGTCGAGCGACCTGCGCAAAGCTTGGGAGAATGCCAATCGTGAAGCGATCTGCATGGAGCTTGGGCCACAAAACCACCAGCATGTCCGCGCCCGTATTTCGGAAGCGCTGGGAGGCAAAAGTCCATGGGTTCTGATAGGCGGCCCTCCGTGTCAAGCCTACTCGCTCGCCGGAAGAGTGCGAAACAAGGGAATCGAAAACTACAGGATTGAGGACGATAAACGCTCGAAGCTCTACGAAGAGTACCTACACATCATCGCGGAGCATCAGCCGACGATCTTTGTCATGGAGAACGTCAAAGGGATGCTCTCTGCAACCGTCGAGAACCAGAAGATATTCGAGAAGATTCTATCCGATTTGCAGTGCCCGGCTGGAAAGCAATCCTCGCTTCGCTATCGAATTGTTCCCATCGTTACAGCATCTGAATCGAGCCATTACTCGGAAGACGATCCACGTCGGTTTATCGTACAATGCGAAGAGTATGGTGTTCCGCAGCAGCGCCATCGCGTGATTCTGGTCGGATTGATTGACTCAATCGGAGACGTATCTCCCCCTCCGCTTGTTCGCTCTCCTGCACCGACCGTGAAGTCTGTGATCGATTCGTTGCCCCGTTTACGAAGTGGCCTCTCAAGGACTCGCGACAGCGGCAAGTATGTCGCGCTCGTTGATACGCATGAGGCGTGGTGTAACTCAATTCGCCGACAGGTCGGAAAAGAGGGGTATACAATTCCAAGCTGGTTGATCGACATCGACCATGACGTGCTGGAACAAATACTTTCCAGCGTCGATAAGATCAACAGGCCACGAAATGGTCGCGGAGATGACTACGTTCCCGTTGACGGCACCGTCGACGGGACGCACAGCCTGCATGACTTCTTGACAGATCCGCGGCTCCCGGGTGTGTGTAACCATGCGACCAGGGCCCACATGGATACGGATCTGGTTCGGTACTTGTTTTGTACCGCTTTCGCGAAACAGCATGGTTACTCACCGCGGCTCGATGACTTTCCAAAGGGACTGCTGCCTCAGCACCAGAACGCGACAACGGGTAACTTTAACGACCGATTTCGAGTTCAGCTCGCCAATGCTCCAGCCACGACCATCACATCCCACATTTCAAAGGATGGACACTACTTCATTCACTACGATCCAACTCAATGCCGGAGCTTGACCGTCCGGGAGGCTGCCCGGCTTCAGACGTTCCCCGACAATTACCTCTTCTGCGGGCCCAGAACACAGCAATACACACAGGTTGGGAACGCAGTTCCACCATGGATCGCCATGCAGATCGCCGAATCCATTTACAAGACACTTGCCGCAGCAGAACTGATCGACAGATGA
- a CDS encoding DUF1501 domain-containing protein — protein MSRRALLSRMGMGLGGIALADLMGSSRSAAAAGGALSATHHPPAAKRVIYLFQSGGPSQLETFDYKPVLNERQGEPLPDSVRNGQRLTGMSGNQASLPLAGSIFKFAQHGQSGAWLSELLPHTAKVVDDMAIIRSMSTEAINHDPAITFLQTGNQISGRPSIGAWLSYGLGSDNENLPAFVVLITKGKTDQPLYSRLWGTGFLPSNYQGVQFRSGKEPVLYLNNPPGIDPGSRRNMLDRLRDLHELELAATGDAEINTRIAQYEMAFRMQASVPEVTDLSSEPQHIFDLYGPDAKQPGTFAANCLLARRLAERGVKFIQLYHQGWDQHGGLPNGIRTQCRETDQPAAALLQDLKQRGLLSDTLVIWGGEFGRTNYSQGKLTATDYGRDHHPRCFSMWMAGGGIKGGTVYGETCPFGYNVVQDEVHVRDFHATLLHVMGIDHERFTHKFQGLDARLTGVEEAKVISSILA, from the coding sequence ATGTCTCGCCGGGCACTTTTGTCCCGGATGGGGATGGGGCTCGGCGGAATCGCTCTTGCCGACCTCATGGGAAGTTCGCGATCGGCAGCGGCGGCGGGGGGAGCGCTTTCGGCCACGCATCATCCTCCTGCGGCGAAGCGGGTGATCTATCTTTTCCAGAGTGGCGGGCCGTCACAACTGGAGACGTTTGACTACAAACCGGTGCTCAACGAACGCCAGGGAGAGCCACTGCCGGATTCGGTGAGGAATGGGCAGCGGTTGACAGGGATGTCGGGAAATCAGGCTTCGCTCCCGCTGGCAGGTTCCATTTTCAAGTTCGCTCAGCACGGACAATCTGGAGCCTGGCTGAGCGAACTGTTGCCGCACACGGCGAAAGTCGTGGATGACATGGCGATCATTCGGTCCATGTCGACCGAGGCGATCAATCATGATCCGGCGATCACGTTCCTGCAGACCGGTAACCAGATTTCCGGTCGTCCGAGCATCGGTGCCTGGCTTTCCTACGGGTTAGGGAGCGACAACGAGAATCTGCCGGCGTTTGTGGTGCTGATTACCAAAGGGAAGACGGACCAACCGCTCTATTCACGGCTCTGGGGAACGGGGTTCCTCCCTTCAAACTATCAGGGCGTGCAGTTTCGTTCCGGAAAAGAGCCCGTGCTCTATCTCAATAATCCCCCGGGGATCGACCCGGGCAGTCGCCGGAACATGCTCGATCGATTGCGTGACCTTCACGAACTCGAGCTGGCGGCGACCGGCGATGCCGAGATCAATACGCGCATTGCTCAGTACGAAATGGCGTTCCGAATGCAGGCGAGTGTTCCGGAGGTGACCGATCTTTCGTCTGAGCCGCAACACATCTTTGATTTGTACGGCCCCGATGCAAAACAGCCGGGGACCTTTGCCGCCAATTGCCTGCTGGCGCGACGGTTGGCCGAGCGGGGGGTGAAGTTCATCCAGCTTTACCACCAGGGGTGGGACCAGCATGGGGGATTGCCAAACGGGATTCGGACTCAATGCCGCGAGACCGACCAGCCTGCTGCGGCGTTACTGCAGGATCTCAAGCAGCGGGGACTGCTGAGTGACACGCTGGTGATCTGGGGAGGGGAGTTTGGTCGTACGAACTACTCGCAAGGAAAACTGACGGCGACGGATTACGGTCGCGATCATCATCCCCGGTGCTTCAGCATGTGGATGGCAGGAGGGGGGATCAAAGGAGGAACCGTCTACGGCGAGACCTGTCCGTTCGGCTACAACGTCGTGCAGGACGAAGTTCATGTCCGTGATTTCCACGCGACGTTGCTGCACGTCATGGGGATCGATCACGAACGATTCACGCACAAGTTTCAGGGGCTGGATGCACGACTGACGGGCGTGGAAGAGGCGAAAGTCATCTCGTCGATTCTCGCGTAA
- the hisG gene encoding ATP phosphoribosyltransferase, translating to MSDKLIKLGIPAGSLQEATAELFKKAGYTIKFSSRSYYPEIDDTEIECMLIRAQEMARYVEQGVLDAGITGHDWVIENNSDVHEVCELMFSKVSRRPVRWVLCVPQDSPVKTVKDLQGKRIATEVVGLTTRYLEKHGVTAQVEFSWGATEVKPPKLADAIVEVTETGSSLRANNLRIVEEVMQSTTRFIANKNAWKDDWKREKLSNISLMLQSCLAAEGKVGLMMNVRRSDLSAVIRELPALQKPTVASLSDPDWVDVNTIVDESFVRMIVPRLKAAGAKGIVEYPINRIID from the coding sequence ATGTCAGACAAGTTGATTAAACTGGGTATCCCTGCCGGCAGTCTTCAGGAAGCCACGGCAGAACTCTTCAAAAAAGCGGGCTATACGATCAAGTTCTCGTCGCGATCGTACTACCCCGAGATCGATGACACGGAAATTGAGTGCATGCTGATCCGCGCCCAGGAAATGGCACGCTACGTCGAGCAAGGAGTCCTCGACGCGGGCATCACCGGACATGACTGGGTGATCGAAAACAACTCTGACGTCCACGAAGTCTGTGAGTTGATGTTCTCTAAAGTCAGCCGCCGCCCGGTCCGCTGGGTGCTCTGCGTTCCTCAGGACTCCCCCGTTAAAACGGTCAAAGACCTGCAAGGAAAGCGGATCGCCACCGAGGTCGTCGGACTGACCACGCGATACCTCGAAAAACACGGTGTCACCGCACAAGTCGAATTCTCGTGGGGTGCCACCGAAGTCAAGCCACCCAAGCTGGCCGATGCCATCGTCGAAGTGACCGAAACCGGCAGTTCTTTACGAGCCAACAACTTGCGCATCGTCGAAGAGGTGATGCAGAGCACCACCCGTTTCATCGCAAATAAGAACGCCTGGAAGGACGATTGGAAGCGAGAAAAACTCTCGAACATCTCGCTGATGCTGCAAAGCTGTCTGGCGGCCGAAGGAAAAGTTGGCCTGATGATGAATGTGCGCCGCAGCGATCTGAGCGCCGTCATCCGCGAATTGCCCGCTCTGCAGAAACCGACGGTCGCCTCGCTGTCCGATCCCGATTGGGTCGACGTTAACACGATCGTCGATGAATCGTTCGTCCGAATGATCGTCCCACGACTCAAGGCCGCAGGTGCCAAGGGGATCGTCGAATACCCGATTAACCGGATCATCGACTGA
- the aroC gene encoding chorismate synthase yields MAGNSFGQAFRVTTAGESHGPANVVIIDGVPPGIPLSVEDLLVDLNRRRPGQSHIVTQRDESDTPEILSGVFEGRTTGTSLAILIRNQDQRSKDYGNIQNVYRPGHADFSFDAKYGFRDYRGGGRSSARETTVRVAAGVVAKKILQQAFDGRVVGYVTQVGDVKAQITDPASLTLSQVETLPSGEPNIIRCPDLNAATRMIELIEQIRKEGDSIGGAAEIVAINVPAGLGEPVFDKIKADLAKALFSLPAVLGVEYGIGFSCVGMRGSQHNDYFVPSESPAASGPARITTETNRHGGMLGGITTGLPIILRAAVKPTSSLPIEQPTVTAQGEKTTVRTKGRHDPCLLPRFIPMAEAMVAIVIADHWLRWQGQNAGRVPRTTANE; encoded by the coding sequence ATGGCAGGAAATTCATTCGGTCAAGCGTTTCGAGTTACAACGGCAGGCGAAAGCCACGGTCCGGCAAACGTTGTCATTATTGACGGCGTCCCCCCCGGCATCCCGCTGTCTGTGGAGGACCTGCTCGTCGATCTGAACCGACGTCGCCCCGGTCAAAGCCACATCGTCACGCAGCGGGACGAATCGGATACGCCCGAAATCCTGTCCGGGGTCTTCGAGGGCCGGACAACGGGAACCAGTCTCGCCATTCTGATTCGGAATCAGGATCAGCGCAGCAAAGACTACGGCAATATCCAGAACGTCTACCGTCCAGGACACGCCGACTTCAGTTTTGATGCCAAGTACGGCTTCCGAGACTACCGCGGTGGAGGCCGCTCCAGCGCGCGGGAAACCACCGTCCGCGTCGCCGCCGGGGTCGTCGCCAAAAAAATTCTGCAGCAGGCCTTCGACGGCCGTGTCGTCGGCTATGTCACTCAAGTCGGCGATGTGAAGGCTCAGATCACCGATCCGGCCAGCCTGACGCTGTCACAGGTCGAAACGCTCCCCTCGGGCGAGCCCAACATCATCCGCTGTCCCGACCTGAACGCGGCGACTCGCATGATCGAACTGATCGAGCAGATTCGCAAAGAAGGAGATTCGATCGGAGGAGCCGCAGAGATTGTCGCCATCAATGTCCCCGCGGGACTCGGCGAACCGGTCTTCGACAAGATCAAAGCCGACCTGGCCAAAGCCCTGTTCAGCCTCCCCGCCGTCCTGGGCGTGGAGTACGGAATCGGGTTCAGCTGCGTCGGCATGCGCGGCAGCCAGCACAACGACTATTTCGTTCCCTCCGAATCCCCCGCCGCATCCGGCCCGGCCCGCATCACAACGGAGACAAACCGTCACGGCGGCATGCTGGGAGGAATCACCACCGGCCTCCCCATCATTCTGCGCGCCGCCGTCAAACCGACCAGCAGCCTGCCGATCGAGCAGCCAACGGTCACGGCCCAGGGCGAAAAGACAACCGTCCGCACGAAAGGACGTCACGACCCCTGCCTGCTCCCCAGGTTCATCCCGATGGCAGAAGCAATGGTCGCCATCGTCATCGCCGATCACTGGCTCCGCTGGCAAGGCCAGAACGCCGGCCGCGTCCCGCGAACAACGGCCAACGAGTAG
- a CDS encoding very short patch repair endonuclease, which translates to MSRIRNRDTKPELIVRSLLHRMGYRFRLHRKDLPGKPDIVLPKYRTVIFVHGCFWHRHKGCRFAYTPKSRIEFWNDKFATNCRRDASVMASLAERGWNTVIIWECQVSNASYLARVLPWVLRRLS; encoded by the coding sequence ATGTCCCGCATCAGGAATCGAGACACAAAGCCAGAGCTGATAGTCCGCTCGCTGCTCCACAGGATGGGCTATCGCTTCCGGCTGCACCGCAAGGATTTGCCCGGAAAGCCCGATATCGTGCTCCCCAAGTACCGGACAGTCATCTTTGTGCATGGCTGCTTCTGGCACCGGCATAAAGGATGCAGGTTCGCCTATACACCGAAATCAAGAATTGAATTCTGGAACGATAAGTTCGCTACGAACTGCAGGCGCGATGCATCCGTGATGGCTTCACTGGCTGAACGAGGATGGAACACCGTGATCATATGGGAATGCCAAGTATCTAACGCTTCATATCTCGCGAGGGTCCTTCCTTGGGTGTTGCGAAGACTTTCTTGA
- a CDS encoding ribonuclease domain-containing protein: protein MSNEPTSPRPAVNTPKLQSLIVLLLVGGMAAYSVWQNQQPPKPVSVNSDTDAAVTLKSLSPKTDADLHKASYVPDEDEPTLPAVTPESGAADKTNPDERSPARTGAASEAPAKTNPDRAGSPRAPPAGRAGEATGKPGPLSEIRSNPKGPSQAKPPKQEDSARQKPNDNEVTYLVPNQTIRNLNNRVVFKGTVDLKPTLDRIERGESHQHRNDGAVFQNRESRLPRKPSGYYKEYVHPTPGENGPGPQRIIIGKQGEVWYTADHYKSFKKIK from the coding sequence ATGTCGAACGAGCCAACTTCGCCGCGACCTGCTGTCAACACCCCCAAACTCCAATCCCTGATCGTCCTGTTGCTGGTCGGGGGGATGGCGGCATACTCGGTGTGGCAAAATCAGCAGCCCCCCAAACCCGTCTCGGTCAACAGCGACACAGACGCTGCCGTAACGTTGAAAAGTCTCTCTCCGAAGACAGACGCAGACCTGCATAAGGCCTCCTACGTCCCCGACGAGGATGAACCGACACTCCCGGCCGTCACGCCGGAATCGGGCGCTGCCGACAAAACCAACCCGGACGAACGGTCGCCTGCCAGAACGGGAGCGGCGAGCGAGGCTCCAGCGAAGACCAATCCCGACCGGGCCGGTTCACCCCGTGCCCCTCCCGCAGGCCGCGCGGGAGAAGCGACCGGAAAGCCGGGTCCCTTATCAGAGATTCGTTCGAACCCGAAGGGACCGTCTCAGGCCAAGCCTCCCAAGCAGGAGGACTCCGCCCGACAGAAGCCCAATGACAACGAGGTCACGTATCTTGTCCCCAACCAGACCATCCGCAACCTGAATAATCGCGTGGTCTTCAAAGGGACGGTCGACCTGAAACCGACCCTCGATCGCATCGAACGAGGGGAATCGCACCAACATCGGAACGACGGAGCGGTCTTCCAGAACCGCGAAAGCCGACTCCCCCGCAAGCCCTCAGGGTACTACAAGGAATACGTCCACCCGACGCCGGGCGAAAATGGCCCCGGTCCACAGCGGATTATCATCGGCAAACAAGGCGAAGTCTGGTACACCGCTGACCACTACAAATCATTCAAGAAGATCAAGTAG
- the hisI gene encoding phosphoribosyl-AMP cyclohydrolase: MIDASGPDFTKTELIPVIAQDDATGDVLMLAYMNAEAFAETLNTGRVCYYSRSRKKLWRKGEESGNVQELKALFYDCDADTLLVKVNQIGGAACHEGFRSCFFRQIDPQSRSVSIVGERVFDPKSVYKK, translated from the coding sequence ATGATCGACGCCTCCGGACCTGATTTCACAAAGACTGAACTGATTCCCGTGATCGCCCAGGATGACGCGACGGGCGATGTCCTGATGCTGGCGTACATGAATGCCGAAGCATTTGCTGAGACGCTCAACACGGGGCGCGTCTGCTACTACAGCCGCAGCCGCAAGAAGTTATGGCGAAAGGGCGAAGAGAGCGGGAATGTTCAGGAATTGAAAGCGCTCTTCTACGACTGCGACGCAGACACCCTGCTCGTCAAAGTGAACCAGATCGGCGGCGCCGCATGTCACGAAGGGTTTCGAAGCTGCTTCTTCCGCCAGATCGATCCCCAATCCAGGTCGGTTTCGATCGTCGGCGAACGTGTCTTCGACCCCAAATCGGTCTACAAGAAATAG
- a CDS encoding HEAT repeat domain-containing protein has protein sequence MREVSSLKLVLRWMTTLAVVAWSLFGWYHLFSQSGSYPIGPQDYGTPLTFRRDYYDDVVLYFPQALLFDVAVAALVVLAVAYSLWTWSANWSIEFYCKFLLVLSVCTVILIFGVRIHLILLLPSALLLLVGGLGIWLTSVAYASAKTGGYLFGPKGTLLLPLALTVGMLVLGWQCWPQDIFERGSKDPGRVVALVARLQDDNPRVRSLALRALQDHGPFEAPAAAAIIQAMSDPDDRVQEDAISLARQLGPAAIEAVPIILDKFNQGGRSAFLFASRLAELGPTAKAAVPDLKEKLPASTDYSKLKICAALWKIEGNTTLVVPALIELLDDEFGPIRRDAATLLGQIGPEAADAVPALKAMVDHVPEADTPEPEEEKEEASSLPRPGKMSDAEFYPQIRSAAQLALTRILRSE, from the coding sequence ATGCGTGAGGTCAGTTCTCTCAAATTGGTGCTGAGATGGATGACGACTTTGGCGGTCGTCGCCTGGTCCCTGTTCGGTTGGTACCACCTCTTTTCACAGAGCGGAAGTTACCCGATAGGCCCTCAGGACTACGGAACTCCTCTCACTTTCAGGCGAGACTACTACGATGATGTTGTTCTGTATTTTCCCCAGGCCCTTCTGTTTGATGTCGCAGTGGCGGCACTCGTAGTGCTCGCGGTGGCTTACAGTTTGTGGACCTGGTCCGCAAACTGGTCGATTGAGTTCTACTGTAAGTTCCTCCTGGTGCTCTCTGTCTGCACAGTGATCCTCATTTTCGGAGTTCGGATTCATTTGATCCTGCTTCTGCCGAGTGCACTTTTACTACTGGTCGGAGGTCTGGGCATCTGGCTGACGAGTGTGGCATATGCCTCCGCGAAGACAGGCGGATACCTCTTCGGGCCGAAGGGAACTCTGTTGCTTCCCCTCGCGTTGACGGTAGGAATGTTAGTCCTTGGCTGGCAATGTTGGCCTCAGGATATCTTTGAAAGAGGCAGCAAGGATCCAGGCCGAGTTGTCGCTCTGGTCGCGCGATTGCAGGACGACAATCCCCGGGTGCGGTCGCTGGCCCTTCGTGCATTGCAAGATCACGGCCCTTTCGAGGCCCCTGCAGCAGCAGCGATTATCCAGGCCATGTCTGACCCCGATGATCGAGTTCAGGAAGACGCAATCTCCCTGGCACGCCAACTGGGTCCGGCTGCCATCGAAGCGGTACCGATCATTCTTGACAAGTTCAATCAGGGAGGCAGGTCCGCGTTCCTGTTCGCATCCCGACTCGCAGAACTGGGCCCCACCGCTAAGGCTGCTGTTCCTGATCTTAAGGAGAAGCTGCCTGCGTCAACAGATTATTCCAAACTCAAGATCTGCGCCGCACTATGGAAAATTGAAGGGAATACCACTCTCGTTGTTCCAGCGCTGATCGAATTGTTAGACGATGAATTTGGACCAATCCGCAGGGACGCAGCGACGCTCTTGGGACAGATTGGCCCCGAAGCGGCGGACGCCGTACCAGCGCTAAAGGCGATGGTTGATCACGTACCAGAAGCTGACACGCCTGAGCCGGAAGAAGAGAAAGAGGAAGCCTCCTCACTCCCCCGTCCCGGCAAGATGTCTGACGCAGAATTCTATCCTCAAATCCGCAGCGCCGCACAACTCGCCCTGACCCGGATCCTTCGGTCTGAATAG